In the genome of Desulfuromonas sp. DDH964, one region contains:
- the greA gene encoding transcription elongation factor GreA — protein sequence MSQSIPMTREGYQRLQEELKRLIRVDRPAVVQAIAEARGHGDLSENAEYDAAKDRQGFIEGRIKELNDKIARAQVIDPAELESDKVVFGATVTLCDADSGNEVTYQIVGEDEADIKGGKISVTSPVGKALIGHRLDDEVRIKVPSGIKIYELIDIKYE from the coding sequence ATGTCGCAATCGATTCCCATGACCCGTGAAGGCTATCAGCGCCTTCAGGAAGAACTGAAACGCCTGATCCGCGTCGACCGTCCGGCGGTCGTCCAGGCCATCGCCGAGGCCCGTGGCCACGGTGACCTGTCCGAGAACGCCGAGTACGATGCCGCCAAGGATCGTCAAGGGTTCATCGAGGGACGCATCAAGGAACTCAACGACAAGATTGCCCGGGCCCAGGTTATCGATCCCGCCGAACTCGAATCAGACAAGGTCGTATTCGGGGCCACCGTCACCCTCTGTGACGCCGATTCCGGCAACGAGGTAACCTATCAGATCGTCGGTGAGGACGAAGCCGACATCAAGGGTGGCAAGATCTCGGTCACCTCGCCGGTTGGCAAGGCCCTGATCGGCCATCGTCTCGACGATGAGGTCCGGATCAAGGTCCCCTCGGGGATCAAGATTTACGAATTGATCGACATCAAGTACGAATAG